In Panicum virgatum strain AP13 chromosome 5K, P.virgatum_v5, whole genome shotgun sequence, the genomic window cgcctccgccgccgccacggcagccaccaccaccgccgggaggtacctctccccggcagcagcagtagcagcagacacgaggtgcgcctccgccgccgcctcggctgcagcagcagcctccaccaccaccgccaccaccagggcagcagcagccacgaggtgcgcctccaccgcctcctcggcagcagcagcagcaacagcctccaccaccaccgccaccaccagggcagaagcagcagcagtcgTCCAGCCTCTGTGGAcgctggagacccggcgcttcggggtaagtgttcttccgttcactcccCTCATTCCCggtgcttcgctttttgctgaagggcttcttctctttgtttgccagggCCTCTCGGCCAGACAGCTCTTCCACCGCCGCTGGTTCGTCAGTgggggtccaggcgaccggcgcctcggcggcaacggcggaAGCGACGGCGGATGTGGGGAGATCGGGTGCGGCGACCTCCGCTAACCCGATGGCACCcaacgcggcggcagcggatgcGCTAGTGCCAGGCGCAGCAACGCCCGACGCGGTGTCCCCCGAGGCCCCGGCTACGGTGGCAGTCGCGCCGACACCGGGCTTGGCGATGGGAGCACAGCGGCAGCGGGTgcggcaacggcgagcaccTCGGTACCCGAGGTCCCGACGTCTGTGCCGGATATccctgttgtcggtcaaaactcaccggcgagtagcgacaggcaacacgaagagccgggaggtcgccggggcgctggcaggcactgctccctcgtcaacagcccgcaatcctagcacacgccgcggctttctaagacgcaaggcgtgccacctgacctatacccgatcagaaaggtgcgaacgtgctttgcgacaatttgcctgcatacacaaacacatgcAAACATAAGTccaagccgtggtcggctccccgggacgactcttgcatcagctttaaagagccgatcgagtcccggtgtcagattggatctgcatatccagatgatAAAGGACAAAGCAAATAACTAcgaaaaactgcttcaattaaatctagctaatataatccatgacggtaaaagcttcactgctagatcggaacatcctacacgtaattaggcctaacgagcgtagtAGATAACCAAACCataaccagaaaagaggcctatgAACAaacgaaagccgattcccggatcaatccctattaagatcaaagcaaagcatctaatacgtcaccggatcatccaacccgtttgcaaggcctaacctagcagatattacgctggttcttaagtataagaacaaaccataacagattagatctactaaataaaaaagaagcagggtgtcatctctacgcgactaattccatgcaacaagaattagtataagattaaaacatgatcgcgcagagatgacatgatattcatagatgataagcaacaaaagcacgatgaatctactaaagatcatgctacgaatatcaagataactagcactactcgccataaaaaacgcatcagtacgagtaataccaaggtaaaagcaagaacaatgctgccctgatcgcaagaagcggtcagggcagcatggtgcttacttggatgaaaccctagaattaggggtggcgttgcgccgagagttgttgtttgcgaaacgtgatgacgttcttctttgaCAAATGCCATagaatacatatttatagtccggagacttggaaaacaatctaaactaacgtgtccatatcggactctatctctaactcaaactgaactaaatctaaagatacatggcccacatggcccaaatgctcacgcaggagccgattcgtaagcctccttcaatttcttcattaaggcCAACTCACTCGCgtcccattaattaacctgttaatttatggcgataacacatgcccctggttttggcaatgataattccaaaaccactccgtcacTTCACCTTCCCGTTGATTCTTCATTAAAACGCACAACAACCGCCATGGAAGacacaacgtctctgcaactggctcctcataAAATGTGAAACTGCTGATCCGTCTTCCAcgttttttactatttaatctcacctcGAATCGAATCCTTTCTCCACAAACTCATCTTCTCCCCGAAGCCAAACAGCGCAGAAAATCCCAAACCttcagtagccatggcgatctcttcctcaTCCGGCTCCAACTTCATCAACTATCCTTCTTCAcctcccccttcttcttcaagctcctccgcctcctccctcgactctATTTCTGAGAGCCGGGAGTCGACGCCAGAGTACGACCTGACAGCGGCGTACGAGGTGCTCGCCCCTCTttactgggatgcagaggagttcgatttcAGGGTCGTCTCTGAAGACGACGAGCCCAAAACCGACGacgaagacctccggctcctgttccaggaagAGCCGGAGGAGAAGAGCGACGATTGCTTCTCCTGGGAcggagccgactcctcctcggaagaagAAATCGACTCCTCCTCTGTTGAGGAGGACCCGATGGTCGACAGGGCCTTCCGGTTCCTTGGCTCCTCCGAGGAGGAGAGCAAGGAAGACagtgatggcggcggccgccgctggAGCAGCGACGACGAAGCCAGCAACGGCAGCAGCGCCGACGAGAGCAGCGGCAGCGACGATGACGGCGACGATAGTAGTAGCGGAGACGTGCTGGCGTGAAGCCCCGAGCGCCGTAGGCATTAGGCACCTACGGGTGGTAGGAagtactgtaggagtagtaCTGTAGCATAGATTGAGCCGAAGGATTCaacctttgtcaaatcggctcttttgCTTGTAAAATTCAACTTCAATGAAATCCCTTAATTTTTAATCGTTTGGTCGGATTCCTCctaaaaaagccgatggcatcgcACCAGGCTTTactaatatccaagagccgacaaaattcaaaattggaagtaACCCGCACAAGAACAGAACATCACTTCCACTCTGAATCCAACTCGAAATAGACACtccaaatccgagcgtaattcgagaaTCCCACTCCATAAGTTCGAGCAAAGACTCGCAAAGCATCCATAATTCGAACCAGAGCCCGCAAAacgaccaaaccctaagtcagcagatctgaaccatggcggactctaCAGCTCAAACAGCGAATTCTTCAATCGACGATGCGGCAATCtgtggcctgaaggtaataatCAGCCTGCCCTTTTAACTTTCTTTAGCTCATTAAAcctccaacaaattaaactctgaaatatgacaccatatgtaaatttctgaatctctgaactccagatgtcagacatccttctgccgcatccttccaatcccaaatccttttgtcttggcccacgaacttatgaaaatcccacagatttaatctcttgtgaagcgAATATAATCCCTTTCATGagccaaaacatcaatttaaattcctgggccgactgcttaagagcctggcctaatccacctgaaagctggattacatggtatagcagagtagcaaaaacctatatgcccttgtggcaagaattgAATATAGCTGATGCACTCAGTCTATCATTATCCCCCCTagataaagatgaaaaccttctgaagaccatcggctatttctggtccgatgctttgaactgtttcctctttgttcatggacccatgacccctactctgctagatgttaccatgatcactaGCCTTGACATTGGATCCCCTGATCCTGCAgctcacagaatggtagaagtccccttcaaactttcatccaaaacagactgcacaaactggagcacttacatgaaccagcacatgaaaacgaaaggtccagtaggtaaaaaggaacacacagcctttctaaatctttggttagaacatttcatcttctgtggtccttccttagccccaaccaagaattatcttcctttggcttaccatctggcccatgacaaccgcaccagcctaggcaagcttttccttggagaaacatacagatgtctccatttgatgacaactagcttgctcagccgaagaaaactcagaactggaggcccttggtggttcattcagttatgggcacaactctacttccagcatcaaattccaaactttcaaagcttagccaagaattccttccaTGACGAGAATGGCAcaccaattagatgcaccagctatggccaagccctattcagcctccctggcagcAAACTGAACTCAATagatgcagcaaaatggtttagagttttctacaaaggcctagagaaccccctcttctttccattcactgaatatGAAGCCTTTGAAAATCCATCTACCTTCAGGCTGGacaactttgccgatgacaacagcactcgaCATCTATATTTTCTAATGATCCGACatggcttccttcctgtcggcataagcacttccaacagaatcatcaaaccaggttatgaaacctatcaaccagtcatagcagctcgttaattcggcctaggacaagtccctccccacttccatattcaccacttggtggagagtagagccgatctacctgacggtcttaccagttcaagataCTACAGCATGTTTaacaatctccacattccaataccagccgatctatcctttacACCCTCGTCTACCGGCTTTAACACTTGGTGgaaaatgtggaaaactcatatattcagaagagctttaggccctctactgcagcaaattgatcctgaatatgcaatccccgaggaagaggtattGAATCTGTGCTCTTATTCTTTCTAAACCCTCTCCCATTTCTCTTGGCTAACCTTGCTCACCTtgcttgcagcaacaagatggcccagaacccatgacaaataacggggagccattccactttctcccaaccgcccctgatgttcttttttgcaagggatcaccgccaatgaagaaagtgataatgactgttaaGCCAGACTCACCCCAGTCGGCCTCTAAGTGGAGACAATTCTCTGGAGgtgctgccccccgagtcccaactaagaaaaggaagatcttcACGAGACGGGTCATCCAGAAGACAACACAAccttccccaagtccatcagactccaacaccaaccaggtaattcatctcTCTGAAATTTCCTgaatgtttttttccttttttttatatatgcaCATATACCCTAGTTGATTGTAATCCTTTCTCCAGGACGCAGCTAAAAACATCCTTAGCACTGGAAGGCCATCATAACAGGGAACCGCCGTTCATGAAGTCAATACCGGAACAACTGAAATCTCTGAACAGCAAGAAACAACCATCGTCCAAGCATAAATTCGCAGCGAAGAGACTACAACAGATGACGTGACGATGGAAGCCCAACCCGGAACTCCCGATGCTCCGATAGAGGCGCATGATGAACAAGCTGCCATAGCCGATGCTACTGTCGCTGCCCCAATTGAGCCGATCACACATGGATCGGCTATCGCTTCCTCCTCACAACAGGTAACATCGCATGAGCCGATTCTAAATTAGCCGATAACTCTGTTGATATACCTTGCTCCCAAAACTAACTCTGATATCTCCACAGagcttcaatatttcagatttgctctcctttgacccggcatcaatgggtctgatcgcCCCTAGAGAGAAGGTACAACCACCACAGCAGCCGATTGACCTCAcggatcagcttcaacacatcaaaaatctgctatctgctccaatcagtacCCTGGTCGATGACTCCAGTGAAATACAGAAAGTCCTCGAgaagatagaatcccaactcccagagtcacttcgggtcaagctctggccagccggccatcttcccttctttcgggcagaggtgaaagcagtGCAACAGAGGATAAAACTAAGGCATtctcaaattcctctgaaagccgacatcgctGAAAAGTGCAAGATGCTAAACCAGAAGAAGGAAACTCTGGATGCCAAAGCCGATACCTCAGCGAGTACAAGGCGACTCAgcctcctggagaaagaactggcagaactcaaagaaaaagtccgcactacacagagactgatccaagaggagaaagcctcgattgcaaactccaagcaagaagcccaagaaataaccgagcaaatacgggcagagtttgcagaaatcaacaccttgagtcaacagatagtaacaggcgatgacaaggacgacgaagcagtcatagcaagagccgacgccatacgcgcagaagccatccatgccatagaaggattcctgaactagtagaataattcagaaaacatttaatgtCGCCTGTTAAACTGAAACTCGTGTttattaaaaacatcttaagtcgatggttacacatcggctgccttgcttctcatataatttttacttgcttgccaactcaacgtgttggcctctctcacttttgctttctctttttttttactggccaactcaacgtgttggcccatctcactttttttactggccaactcaacgtgttggcatctctcttttttttactggccaactcaacgtgttggccttttataatgcagccagatggacctcatcggctcttgttagtcgccttcccacatgctcggaaaatacttcttgaggtgttggccattgacggctacaggaaacttgacatcatctaattcttcaagcatgtacgcatttccaAGCAGGACCTGACcaaccttgtacggtccatgccaagtaggagaccacttaccatactttctgtctttagttcccaatggtagcactgcctcccaaactaggtctccaacctggaattctttcggcttgacctttttgttgtatgcacgagcaactttagccttgttttccttgatcttctcaagtgaccaaagtcttagttctgcaagatcctccacattatcgctcatcaaggttgcatactcttcagccgatagatcattctgaaactcaacatgtCTTGATctggccgtgatctcccatggcaacacagcgtcttgaccgtagaccagatggtatggtgacgtcttgatggatccgtgacacgaaatacgatatgcccacaaagcctctgacaacacctcatgctaGCGCCTAGGAtgttcatcgatcttccttttgatcagcttgataaggctctggttagatgcttccgcctgtccattagcctgggcataatatggggatgatcttatcagcttgaaccccatgTTATCGGtaaactttctaaattcctccgatataaagaccgatcccccatcggtcgtaatggtctgaggaatcccaaagctatgaatgatgtgctttttaacgaaactgatcacatctttcgatgccaccgacctcatgggtaccgcctccacccattttgtgaaataatccgtgatagctaacacccattggtgatctttgctagatggcgggttaatctggccaatcatatccatggcccagcccctgaacggccatggcttaatgataggattcattactgatgctggcaccatctgaatcctgccgaatctctgacatgcctgacatcccttgtaatatttaaagcaatcctcaagcatggtaggccagtaatatcccgatcgtctaatcagccatttcatcttatgagccgattgatgagtaccgcaggctccttcatgaacctcatgcaagagccgattcaacttcgaaggccccaaacatttaagcagcagtccttccaaagtcctgtagaacatgtcgtcccctatcagaacgtacttcatagctttgagtcttatccttctaggtgccccccgagccgaatccttcaaataattgaagatatcggctctccagtctccgggttctagaaactgaacctctacatcaacCCCATCGgatgtttccttgtatccggaagccatctgtgccaagtcattggcttcactgttcaaagtccttcgtatccagtggaaattaatgtacctgaattgtgacatcaactcacggcactgcatccatatcggaaaaagagcctcgctttcacatttatattcttccgtgagctgagaaatcaccaatttcgaatccccaaatatttccactgcttctgcaccagcttccaggagtaattccatccccttgcgaacggcctcatactctgctaaattattggtgcacggagtttccatcctgatggaaaaagaataagtcaccccacgaggcgataccaaaagaattcctacgccgcacccatcatcacaagccgatccatcgaagaacatggcccaggcacatacaaaaagtgcagacacgtcagtgttgaccctgtctgcaatgagatccgccagtgcctgtcccttgactgcctttgcaggttgatatcggatatcgaattctgacaatgcaaacatccattttcctaatCGGCCTTTTAGGATAGGAGCCGACggcatatgcttgatgacatccgatttacatatgacGATCATTTCCGctgagagcaaaatatgtcgaagctttgtacatgtaaagaataaacaaaggcaaagcttttcaatctcaggatacctggtctcagcGTCCAACAtgtgcctgctgaggtagaagacaaccctctcctgatcgtcatgcttctgaatcagaaccgaggcgatggaagtgtcacccacagacaggtacacgtagaaaggcctgtcCTGTTGAGgtggaaccaatactggaggcttcgacaaatattccttgatttcatcaagagcctgctgctattctgccccccagtgaaactcatcctcggacttgatcttcaccaggcCCATGAACGACTCaatacgcccagacagattggagataaatcgtctgacaaagttgattttgccgatgagcttttgtaactccttcttcgtagtaggcggcttcattgcctttaccgcttcttgactcttcaagccgatctcgattcctcgctcatgtaccaggaatcctaagaactgaccggccgatacgccaaaggcacatttcttcgggttcattttgagcccaaacttccgagtccgctccaaaaccttacgcaaatcttccagatgcccctcagccgatgtggacttggccacgacatcatcaatgtagatctctaccagcttaccgatgagatcatgaaaaatgtaattcatggcgcgttgatacgttgcaccggcatttttcaatccaaaggtcataaccaagtactcgaacaagccgaccacgcctggtactctgaacgcggtcttgcttatatcctctagggccatgaagattTGGTTGTAGCCGGTGTTACCATCGGTGCAACGTTGATCAACATTTCTTccacgggcatcggatattcgtcctttggcgtcgctctgttaaggtctctgaaatccacacaGACTCTCTATCGaccatccttcttctgtacggggaccacactggagatccattctgcatacctacatggcctgatgaaccctgcgtccaacatcttttgcacctctttcttgacctcctccaggacttcagccttcatctgccttgctcgttgttgaaacggccgaaatcctttcttaagcgggagccgatgttcgacaatgcttctatccagaccaggcattatagtataatcccacgcgaaacaatcccggtattccttcaacagtgctatcatcggctcacgcaggctcgggtctagcttcttgctgataaatgttggtcgcggcttatccccgggaccaatatcaacttcctccaaatcgtcagctgatgtaaacccgtaccccaacttgccgtcgcctgtaaaatcgactgtggacgcaggcgactcgtcatcatctgccacgtcgacagcaaacacggggagatgacaaaagaaaattttgggccgaccgcacgggccggtcgtctctatattacccctcgaaactgaatgctcattaactaaCCCACTGCCAGAGTAGGCTAAAGTCTGTCCGTAATGTAACAGTTTCgactctaaacaagaattgtCTATTTTTTGTGGCCGGTCACTGGGACTGGCCTCTCTAAACCTACTAGGCTCTGTAGCGTGCCAGGAtgtatttattctgtgaggccagtggataagaccagcctcaatccgttttttgtcgcttcgatccgatcacagtcttccaacGCGATCCCTGAAAttggctcttgcccttccgcgtcccagacgttcatgtctgcgagcgaaacctcgctggaatcatctgcacggaccacctccacttcatcgccatcccattggaccaaacactggtgcatcgtggaaggaacacaacaattggcgtgaatccaatccctcccaagcagcactgtgtacgtactcttactgttgacgatgaagaacgaagttgggacggtcttgcggccaactgtcaactccacattgaggacgccctgtgcCTCCAACGTctggccgttgaaatcattgagcatcacattggtcttgataagatcagcagcagaacgacccaatcggcgcagtacTGAATACGGCATTAGATTGACTGCAGCGCCAGTGttgaccaacatcctgttcacaggcttgccatcgatgaggcccttgagatataaccccttcaggtgcttgtagcttttctccttgggcttctcgaagatgatcagcTGTGGGCCAAGATTTAGCTGTGTGACGGCCAATTCCTCTGGTTGGGGCatccgaaactccgacgggagcacgaacaccatattcacatcagccgatggcttttcatcggctcttggctgcttggggtgccactccttccttggagggcgcctttccatccttcgcgggtgcctgacttgctccgcgagatccggacgcactttcctcagcacgtcgaggtaccttgcttctgcctcctcgagattgcgtaagtgttgcactctgcgcttctgtgagcggctgagcctgtcaggacaccatcgtggacgatgatacttatcttctccttctagctcaagatcatccctggatggccgctcaatatggtcgtcgtgacgtgctttgggccccaagtGCTGGAACACCGACGTCCCGCCTGGCTGGCGCCCCCGAgacctgcactccaagcaatcatcgatagtaggcaatcggctcatgccggaattccaacagtacctgaagaacgggcaatgccagtggtcgcgtatagcctgatgcctccccagcgtcctccctgtgtgttgctcatactcctcctcttctgattcatatcggcggtgcaacttgtattgatactagtatttttccagaagcagattggaagctgggagctgattacggatgtgacgcacttgttctttaGTAACATGTTGTTGCTCCAGCTC contains:
- the LOC120707759 gene encoding uncharacterized protein LOC120707759, encoding MAISSSSGSNFINYPSSPPPSSSSSSASSLDSISESRESTPEYDLTAAYEVLAPLYWDAEEFDFRVVSEDDEPKTDDEDLRLLFQEEPEEKSDDCFSWDGADSSSEEEIDSSSVEEDPMVDRAFRFLGSSEEESKEDSDGGGRRWSSDDEASNGSSADESSGSDDDGDDSSSGDVLA